A genomic stretch from Merismopedia glauca CCAP 1448/3 includes:
- a CDS encoding Cof-type HAD-IIB family hydrolase, whose translation MQESTVAKFRLTKPIDRDSLDIRLLVLDIDGTICGASNQVNETVKQAIRQAQAKGIQVAIATGRMYRSAKRFHAEIGSTLPILAYQGAWIQDPITQVIHRHLPVPAPVAKELVDYFTQPHLQPLVSVHLYISDRLYIQEVRSDTLAYQVRSNIKPILVPDLRQVLQTDPKEDVQPTKVLAIAQDPQLINQLLQEIPLHRDDSGVLRFPPSKVHLTRSIPTYLEATHPLSHKGNAVLFLAEELLGLQPHNVMAVGDNFNDWEMIEYAGLGVAMGNAPDEVQAIAQWVAPRIEADGVAVAIENFLLC comes from the coding sequence ATGCAGGAAAGTACAGTTGCTAAATTTCGCCTCACCAAACCTATCGATAGAGACTCTTTGGATATTCGATTACTAGTTCTAGATATTGATGGGACAATCTGTGGTGCGTCTAATCAAGTTAACGAAACCGTCAAACAAGCTATTCGTCAAGCTCAAGCTAAAGGCATACAAGTAGCGATCGCCACTGGTAGAATGTATCGATCTGCCAAAAGGTTCCATGCAGAAATTGGCTCTACTTTACCTATTTTGGCTTACCAGGGCGCTTGGATTCAAGATCCTATAACTCAAGTCATCCACCGCCATTTACCCGTACCTGCACCTGTAGCTAAAGAATTAGTTGATTATTTTACCCAACCACATTTGCAACCCCTTGTCTCTGTGCATTTGTACATCAGCGATCGACTCTATATCCAAGAAGTCAGATCGGATACTCTTGCTTATCAAGTCCGGTCTAACATTAAACCAATTCTGGTGCCAGATTTACGCCAAGTCCTGCAAACAGATCCCAAGGAAGACGTTCAACCCACAAAAGTCCTAGCTATCGCCCAAGATCCGCAATTGATTAACCAACTACTACAAGAAATCCCCTTGCATCGCGACGATTCTGGAGTCTTGCGCTTCCCACCTAGTAAAGTTCACCTCACTCGTTCTATCCCTACCTACCTAGAAGCTACCCATCCCCTATCCCATAAAGGCAACGCTGTGCTATTCCTAGCTGAAGAACTTCTCGGTCTACAGCCCCATAACGTGATGGCAGTAGGGGATAATTTCAATGACTGGGAAATGATCGAGTATGCTGGCTTAGGTGTAGCTATGGGTAATGCACCTGATGAAGTTCAAGCTATAGCTCAATGGGTAGCCCCACGTATTGAAGCTGACGGAGTGGCTGTGGCGATTGAAAATTTCTTGTTATGTTAG